The sequence TATGCGACGGCATAGGCACTTCACAGTTTCTACATGCGTGGGCCCAACTCACCAAGAACCCCAACACTAAATTGACCATTATACCCTTCCATGGGAGACACGTGTTAAAATCTCGTGATCCCCCTCAGGTGAGGTTTCCGCTCCCGGGATACACCAAAACAAAACCCACTCAACAAGTTGAACTCCTTAAGTTGATGCAATCTCAACCGTTAGTTGCCACGTCATTTACCTTTGGATCCCACCAAGTTCTTCAATTGAAGAAACAATGCATTCCCTCCCTAAAATGCACAACCTTTGAGGTCATGGCGGCACACACGTGGCGCTCGTGGATTGGCTCGCTTAACTTAAATTCTGACCTCACAGTGAAATTACTCTTTTCTATTAACATAAGAAAAAGTATGAACCTCCCACAAGGGTATTATGGGAATGGATTTGTTCTAGGATGTGCACAAAGTAAAGTGAAGGATTTAGTGTGTAANNNNNNNNNNNNNNNNNNNNNNNNNNNNNNNNNNNNNNNNNNNNNNNNNNNNNNNNNNNNNNNNNNNNNNNNNNNTTAgtgtgtaataataataataataataataataataataatcatcttCATCATGGTGTGAAATTGGTTCAACAAGCTAAGGCTACTACTTGGGACAATAATGGTGAGTACATTAGGTCCATGATTGATTTCTTGGAGGACAAGAATGTGAGAACTGATCTTTCTGCTAGTATGGTTATATCACAATGGTCTAAACTAGGGttagaagatttggattttggagaAGGGAAGCCATTGCACATGGGACCTTTAACAAGTGATGTCTATTGCTTGTTCTTACCGGTGGTCGGCGACGCCGACGCGGTTAGGGTTCTCGTGTCGGTGCCGGAAAGTATGGTGGAGAGCTTCCGGCACCACATGATGGTGAAGGAAAGTTGGGAAAGTCATCGTGAGAAGAATAATGAGGATGTTAACACAAATGGATATCATGTGGAAGAAAAGTTGTTTGTATGAACTACATATATCAATAATTTTATAATTCAATATATCAAGTTGCACTTTTTAGTGGGGATGGGAAAAAAAACCTTTATTTATTGTTAAACATATCTTTTATATCATTTGcaagttttatttaattttatcatcactCTCCCTTTAGTTAGTGTCATATCttaataataagaataatgatgagtggGATGAATCTATGTAATCAAGTCTTAGTGCATATAAACTAGTAACAATTTGATTTAATTAATGATGCATGTATTCTCCTTTCCAATCATCATTTAGTGAGTGATGCCTATCCTTTGCGctgctaattattttttttatagacaTCGGGCCTAAAgcccaaaaaaaaagaaaaattagacagaaattatttttaaaaaagcaattttaataaaatatgtatgaaattttaaaaaaatacacaaGAAAATAGATTAAAAAATGATATTTCACCTGAAGTTAATGTTTTCGTCATGTCAATTTATCTGCATAAACATTCGCTTAATTCATGAACGATGttccaaatttctaattgtttTTAATAGTGAAAATTAATACTTTTTAAGAGTACAATTCAATAATTTTTGGAAGGTAGAAACTTACTACTACTTTAGAATTCACTTTCATACAAACTACTACTTAGTGCCATTAAGTATGAAGGTCTAAAAATATGTTATAATTATGACAAATAAAGTGTGAAAGCTTGCCTAAATGATTTTAATTACAACAGATTTTTCTttaatctttttttattaaaaaaaacagCTAACACTTACAAACTTGTAGACAAATTAATTgcttttttttaatctaaaagaTTATCATAGTGATTCAcaacatttttttaaaatattttttcataattaaaaattaatttattatgaatttaaatttcatttaattttttttattaactgaTACATTACTATATATAGAACATAAGATTGGAAGTGACAACCATAAAATTTGGAACCACATTTTATGGGATATGTTCCAAAATTCAAAAGATAATTTGATTCATGAATGACCACATTGGCATTATTGAAGCGATAAAAGGAATAATATATAGCATGTGTGGCTTCCTCAATGATTCAGATTAAAACACAAAGGTGATATTGTCCATTCATGTAGCTTTGCTTATTAACCTTCTAGTGTGTTTGTGTGTGTTGTCATTGTATGCACAAATGCACATGATCTAAGCTCTATAAGCCTTAGCAGTGACATTATCACATTAATGATAAGATTCTAAAGGTTCTCACTATGTACATAACATTTCATCAATCatatcaaattcaaattcaataatcTAATGGCCCATATGATTTTGAATTTTCACTGTTGTATATACTATATATCTTCTGATTTAATAAGTATATAGCTCGATTCAGTGCACAGAATTTAGGACCTAGGAATTTTCTTCATGTTAAATGATAGGATGGTATATATAGTCTTTCTTTTTGATAAAATTATTGTCCATCGTACATTCATGTtcataaagaaaaaaatagaatgaTGGTCTATTGGCAGTTGTGGAGGTTGAGAAAATTTTTTGGAAGGCCAAATACttttttttaacacaaaatatataatattagcaaaaattcaattaaaattagGTTAAAATATTTGTTAACTTTATCAATCAATAAATACACTAAAAANNNNNNNNNNNNNNNNNNNNNNNNNNAGcattttaaaaagaataaatttttattttttaaaaaaatatgaaaccTAAGAAAAGGGGATATAAGATTATATTGTTTGAGACTTGTTGGAAATGAAATTTGAATCCacaaattcatataaaaaaattaacaagttAACTAAATTAactataaaattcttattatatGTATAactagtaatttttgaaaaactttgaGAGAGGGGCATGCCTCTCCATTGCCAGCATAAAGATTTGCCTTCNNNNNNNNNNNNNNNNNNNNNNNNNNNNNNNNNNNNNNNNNNNNNNNNNNNNNNNNNNNNNNNNNNNNNNNNNNNNNNNNNNNNNNNNNNNNNNNNNNNNNNNNNNNNNNNNNNNNNNNNNNNNNNNNNNNNNNNNNNNNNNNNNNNNNNNNNNNNNNNNNNNNNNNNNNNNNNNNNNNNNNNNNNNNNNNNNNNNNNNNNNNNNNNNNNNNNNNNNNNNNNNNNNNNNNNNNNNNNNNNNNNNNNNNNNNNNNNNNNNNNNNNNNNNNNNNNNNNNNNNNNNNNNNNNNNNNNNNNNNNNNNNNNNAAACGTACTCCAATATTTTTCttataaacaaaaaattagttaCTCTTACAcacttcattctttcttctctttcctaTCTCtgcttttattttctctttttctttttttctaaaaaaaaaaatctatgtaTCTAATCCATTCTATTTCtcttatcttatctcttatcGCTTTCCAAATTCCCACCATCCACCAATGCAATTCAATGCATCACTTCTAACTTCCCTAGTTTCAATTTTACAATAATGATTTCACAATACTTTCTCTTCAATTTCAAATGCTGGTAGAAGCAATGGAAACTTCAATAGCAAATGTACTAAAAGTATGTAACCAAATTAAACTAAGCAATCAAACATTTGATAGATACATAGCATATGGATCATTCAAAATATATTATTGTTCTTCCTTCTCATGATTTCTTTTTTCAtcgtt is a genomic window of Arachis ipaensis cultivar K30076 chromosome B06, Araip1.1, whole genome shotgun sequence containing:
- the LOC107645267 gene encoding omega-hydroxypalmitate O-feruloyl transferase, giving the protein MLEFVELPDCFYPRDAITIITPCAPTPKHSLYLSNLDDQKFLRFSIKYLYLFKKSVSIEALKCSLSRVLVDYYPLAGRLRKNNNNDDDDHKLEVDCNGEGAVLAEAFMDSTIEDLIEASKVPNKSWRKLMYKVEAQSFLDIPPLVLQVTNLRCGGMILCTAINHCLCDGIGTSQFLHAWAQLTKNPNTKLTIIPFHGRHVLKSRDPPQVRFPLPGYTKTKPTQQVELLKLMQSQPLVATSFTFGSHQVLQLKKQCIPSLKCTTFEVMAAHTWRSWIGSLNLNSDLTVKLLFSINIRKSMNLPQGYYGNGFVLGCAQSKVKDLVCNNNNNNNNNNHLHHGVKLVQQAKATTWDNNGEYIRSMIDFLEDKNVRTDLSASMVISQWSKLGLEDLDFGEGKPLHMGPLTSDVYCLFLPVVGDADAVRVLVSVPESMVESFRHHMMVKESWESHREKNNEDVNTNGYHVEEKLFV